The Algoriphagus sanaruensis genome window below encodes:
- a CDS encoding TonB-dependent receptor, protein MKKLLVIILMLVGSSTLWAQQNSTLKREVVGRDIGQLKGIKISGRIIDEITGEALVGATVTVPELNLTRITDTNGGFELVLDRAEYNLQFRYVGYETVEYPITAVGDGRLSIRMLQEDFELDDVVIFGRDPEKNIRSTDMGAITLSINTMRELPPFMGEIDIVRSLATLPGVSQVGEASAGLNVRGGGVDQNLIQFGGAPIYNPSHMFGLFTAFNADMVNDLTLYKAVVPARYGGRSSAILDILPKAGSVDRWGGDLMVSNFSGKLSLNGPVVPGKVSILGGFRISYINWLLQSLSNTTLNNSSANFYDGNVIISAPISDNNEFTYSYYRSYDDFAFASDTTISWNNNAHSFQWKSKMSEKLSMEALGYLSQYNYGIFNQSGINDFDLNSNIQDLGGKLFFTYTLNPKQKFSFGGEMKDIQIQPGELIPTGENQDILPKKVQNEHGREFAGHFQHEFELGEKVGFSYGVRYDLYQYLGDRIVRQYAPNRPVSEGSAISETQYGKGDVIQTYDGLGPRASFRYSLSKYSSIKLGYNKMYQFIHLISNTATIAPTDVWKLSDGFLKPQIADQISLGFYNNFKGNIFETSVEVYYKDLQNVVEYKDGATLIVQNHLETELIPAEGRAFGAEFYIKKNLGRLTGWMSYTYSRALRRVITPFEEENINNGAWYASNFDKPHDLTLIGNYKLSTNTSVSATFAYNTGRPVTFPDAKFDYSGNSLAYFNDRNQERLPDFHRLDLSLNFKLKGKGKFYDGNWTLSVLNVYGRKNPFSIFFDDAEGAPPQALRLALLGIPLPSLSYAIKF, encoded by the coding sequence ATGAAAAAATTACTGGTAATTATTTTGATGCTTGTGGGGAGTTCTACCCTTTGGGCGCAGCAAAACTCCACCCTGAAACGCGAGGTGGTGGGTCGTGACATCGGCCAACTCAAAGGGATTAAAATCTCAGGAAGGATCATTGATGAGATCACCGGGGAAGCCCTAGTCGGAGCAACGGTAACCGTGCCTGAATTGAATTTGACTCGGATTACAGATACCAATGGGGGATTTGAATTAGTTCTCGACCGAGCGGAGTACAACCTCCAATTTCGATATGTAGGCTATGAAACAGTAGAATACCCGATCACCGCAGTGGGTGATGGAAGGCTTTCTATTCGAATGCTCCAAGAAGATTTCGAGTTGGACGATGTGGTTATTTTTGGAAGGGATCCTGAAAAGAATATTCGCTCTACCGATATGGGAGCAATCACCCTCAGCATCAATACCATGCGGGAACTTCCTCCATTCATGGGAGAAATTGACATCGTCCGCTCGCTCGCTACCCTTCCTGGGGTAAGCCAAGTAGGTGAAGCTTCCGCTGGTCTCAATGTCCGGGGAGGCGGAGTAGATCAAAACCTCATCCAATTTGGCGGTGCTCCGATTTATAATCCTTCCCACATGTTTGGATTATTCACCGCATTCAATGCAGACATGGTCAATGACCTCACACTTTACAAAGCTGTGGTGCCGGCAAGATACGGAGGTAGAAGCTCGGCGATTTTGGACATCCTACCCAAGGCAGGAAGTGTAGATCGATGGGGAGGAGACTTGATGGTCAGCAATTTTTCAGGAAAGCTTTCACTCAATGGCCCTGTGGTGCCAGGTAAAGTTTCGATTTTGGGAGGTTTTCGAATTTCCTACATCAATTGGCTACTTCAATCTCTCAGTAATACGACCCTGAATAACTCAAGCGCCAATTTTTACGACGGAAACGTAATTATCAGTGCTCCCATCTCTGATAATAATGAATTCACTTATAGCTATTACAGAAGCTATGACGACTTTGCTTTTGCTTCGGACACCACCATCTCTTGGAACAACAACGCTCATTCTTTTCAATGGAAAAGTAAAATGAGCGAAAAGCTGAGTATGGAAGCACTGGGCTATCTCTCCCAGTACAATTATGGGATTTTCAACCAATCTGGGATCAATGATTTCGATTTGAATTCCAATATTCAAGACTTGGGAGGGAAATTGTTTTTCACTTATACGCTAAACCCAAAACAAAAATTCTCCTTCGGTGGAGAAATGAAGGATATTCAAATCCAACCGGGAGAATTGATTCCAACTGGAGAGAATCAAGACATTTTGCCGAAAAAAGTACAAAACGAACACGGGCGCGAATTTGCGGGACATTTCCAGCATGAATTCGAACTCGGGGAGAAAGTCGGATTTTCGTATGGTGTCCGCTACGATTTATATCAATACCTCGGAGACCGAATCGTCCGACAATATGCCCCTAATAGACCTGTTTCGGAAGGAAGTGCCATCAGTGAAACTCAGTACGGAAAAGGCGATGTGATCCAGACTTACGATGGTCTTGGACCAAGGGCCTCGTTTCGATATTCCTTGAGCAAATACAGTTCAATCAAACTGGGATACAATAAAATGTATCAGTTTATCCACTTGATTTCAAACACGGCTACCATTGCCCCAACTGACGTTTGGAAATTGAGTGATGGCTTCCTCAAGCCTCAAATTGCTGATCAGATTTCCCTCGGCTTTTACAACAACTTCAAAGGAAACATCTTCGAAACCTCTGTGGAAGTCTATTACAAAGACCTTCAGAATGTAGTCGAGTACAAAGATGGAGCAACTTTGATTGTTCAAAATCACCTCGAAACTGAGCTGATTCCTGCTGAAGGAAGAGCATTTGGTGCGGAATTTTACATCAAGAAAAATCTGGGTCGTCTGACAGGCTGGATGTCTTATACCTATTCTAGAGCGCTTCGACGCGTCATTACTCCATTTGAAGAGGAAAACATCAACAATGGCGCTTGGTATGCTTCCAATTTTGATAAGCCACATGACTTGACTCTAATTGGAAATTACAAGCTGAGCACCAATACTTCTGTTTCGGCGACCTTTGCCTACAATACCGGTCGACCTGTTACTTTCCCAGATGCCAAATTTGACTACTCCGGAAATAGCTTAGCGTATTTCAACGATCGAAATCAAGAAAGACTGCCTGACTTCCACCGATTGGATCTATCTCTCAATTTCAAATTGAAAGGTAAAGGCAAGTTTTATGATGGAAATTGGACCTTGTCAGTCCTCAACGTTTATGGACGAAAAAATCCATTTTCCATCTTCTTTGATGACGCCGAAGGAGCACCTCCCCAAGCATTACGACTTGCCCTGTTGGGTATTCCATTGCCAAGTTTGAGTTATGCAATAAAATTTTAA
- a CDS encoding DUF4249 domain-containing protein has protein sequence MFKRLIYLFLVLPMACIDPYQVQVPEGEQLLTVEGMIHSGPGPHAITLTRSATYGSIFEGLVRPETGATVVVRDNEGVVTFLAESAEARGSYFTPSGFRAQVGKSYTLQIQTSDGKVYTSFPEQVESVPEISAVSLQTLTIPVEGQEIPRSGIQLIAEIDDPADQDNFYFWKNGPAVYILETRPDLFTIRPSDANPNRTPAPKPCCVVCFRNEISNNQSLFVSNDDNFNGLTTRIPVSFIEDDGLRFVNRYRIDLKQYSISADAYRFLRLVKQQAEISGSIFDPPPATIRGNLISLDNPDEVVLGYFIAAGETSRRVYISKDDLTFKQNKAIIPDDCREISGASVDPPSDWGN, from the coding sequence ATGTTTAAGAGACTTATTTATCTTTTCTTAGTGTTGCCCATGGCCTGTATTGACCCTTATCAGGTCCAAGTACCCGAAGGGGAACAGTTGCTTACCGTAGAAGGAATGATTCATTCCGGGCCGGGACCACATGCTATCACCTTGACTCGAAGTGCTACCTATGGAAGTATTTTCGAAGGTTTGGTAAGACCGGAAACTGGTGCCACCGTAGTGGTAAGAGACAATGAAGGCGTAGTGACTTTTTTGGCAGAAAGCGCCGAAGCAAGAGGCAGTTATTTTACTCCATCTGGATTCCGAGCTCAGGTAGGAAAATCCTATACCCTTCAAATTCAAACTTCAGACGGGAAAGTATATACCTCTTTTCCTGAGCAAGTGGAGTCTGTGCCTGAAATTTCAGCTGTGAGCTTGCAGACTTTAACCATTCCAGTGGAAGGTCAGGAAATCCCTCGCTCGGGCATCCAACTGATTGCGGAAATCGATGATCCTGCAGATCAGGATAATTTCTATTTCTGGAAAAATGGTCCTGCTGTTTATATTTTGGAAACACGCCCGGATTTATTCACCATTCGTCCATCAGATGCCAATCCCAACCGAACACCAGCGCCTAAACCTTGCTGTGTAGTTTGTTTCCGAAACGAAATCAGTAACAATCAAAGCCTATTTGTCTCGAATGATGATAATTTCAACGGCTTGACCACTCGAATCCCGGTGTCTTTTATCGAAGACGACGGACTCCGTTTTGTCAATCGATACCGAATTGATCTGAAGCAGTATAGCATCTCTGCAGATGCCTATCGCTTTTTGAGATTGGTCAAACAGCAAGCAGAAATCAGTGGGTCAATCTTTGATCCCCCTCCAGCAACCATCCGAGGAAATCTCATCAGCTTGGATAATCCAGATGAAGTGGTGTTAGGGTATTTCATCGCAGCAGGAGAAACCTCACGAAGAGTTTACATTTCTAAAGATGATCTGACCTTCAAGCAAAATAAAGCCATCATCCCAGATGATTGTCGAGAAATCAGCGGAGCCTCTGTCGATCCTCCTTCGGATTGGGGGAATTGA
- a CDS encoding saccharopine dehydrogenase C-terminal domain-containing protein, giving the protein MKTVLLLGAGKSASYLIDYFADLAHKEACHFWIADLSVAHLEPILATKKGIKLIPLDSGNMTQRRDIIQNSDLVISMLPAFMHPEVARDCVDFGKHFFSASYESDAIRALKPEIESKGLFFLNECGLDPGIDHMSAMKIILEAKQKGEEIRSFKSYCGGLLAPQSEDNPWKYKFTWNPRNVVLAGQATSRYMDQGELKLVPYHQLFRRVDEVSFVGLGKFDGYPNRDSLSYRSVYGLENIPTILRGTLRRQGFCRAWDVFVQLGMTDDSYQLSLPEHTTYRQFLNAFLPWDEAKSVEEKLADLIPEFDFPTFEKLQWLGFFESIPLPKTQGSPAQLLQYILEQNWALESEDQDMIVMQHQFEIQTERGIKKITSSLVEIGKNERHTAMAKTVGLPLAIAVDLFLQQKINLRGLHLPVIPELFDPILKQLESFGIRFTETVIES; this is encoded by the coding sequence ATGAAGACCGTTTTGTTGCTCGGAGCCGGTAAATCTGCCAGTTATCTGATTGATTATTTTGCAGACTTAGCTCATAAAGAAGCCTGCCATTTTTGGATTGCAGACCTTTCCGTTGCTCATCTTGAGCCAATTCTGGCTACGAAAAAGGGAATCAAGTTAATTCCTTTGGATTCTGGGAACATGACCCAACGAAGGGATATCATTCAAAATTCCGATCTCGTGATTTCGATGTTACCGGCATTTATGCATCCAGAGGTAGCGCGGGATTGTGTGGATTTTGGGAAACATTTTTTCAGTGCCTCCTATGAAAGTGATGCCATCCGTGCCCTCAAACCAGAGATCGAGTCAAAGGGACTTTTCTTCCTCAATGAATGTGGACTAGATCCGGGTATCGACCATATGTCTGCCATGAAGATTATTCTGGAAGCAAAACAAAAAGGAGAGGAAATTCGATCGTTCAAATCGTATTGCGGCGGACTTTTGGCTCCTCAAAGCGAGGATAATCCTTGGAAGTACAAATTCACTTGGAATCCCAGAAATGTGGTTTTGGCGGGGCAGGCGACTTCCAGATATATGGATCAGGGCGAGCTCAAACTGGTCCCTTATCATCAATTATTTCGTCGCGTAGATGAGGTGTCTTTTGTGGGTCTGGGAAAATTTGATGGCTACCCTAATCGAGATTCACTTAGCTATCGATCCGTGTATGGCCTTGAAAATATCCCCACTATTCTTCGTGGCACCTTACGAAGACAGGGGTTTTGCCGCGCTTGGGATGTATTTGTCCAACTAGGGATGACGGATGACTCCTACCAACTTTCCCTTCCAGAGCATACCACCTATCGACAATTCTTGAATGCCTTTTTGCCTTGGGATGAAGCCAAAAGTGTGGAGGAAAAATTGGCAGATCTGATCCCGGAATTTGATTTCCCGACATTTGAAAAATTGCAATGGCTAGGCTTTTTTGAATCCATTCCACTTCCTAAAACTCAAGGTTCGCCCGCTCAACTTCTTCAATATATTCTGGAACAAAATTGGGCCTTGGAATCTGAGGATCAAGATATGATTGTGATGCAACATCAATTCGAAATTCAGACGGAACGTGGAATCAAAAAAATCACTTCCAGTTTGGTGGAAATCGGGAAAAATGAGCGCCACACTGCTATGGCCAAAACGGTTGGACTTCCTTTGGCAATCGCCGTTGATCTTTTTCTTCAGCAAAAAATTAATCTTCGGGGACTGCATTTACCTGTGATTCCGGAGTTATTTGATCCCATCTTAAAGCAACTGGAATCTTTCGGAATCAGGTTTACTGAAACGGTGATCGAATCCTAA
- a CDS encoding cytidine deaminase yields MKKINLTSELEELSPEELSSTEKTLLDRAKSVSKRAYAPYSGFHVGAAVLLENGEILQSSNQENVSFPTGVCAERLLLGYAGANFPDAAPQLLAIVAQRAGEEIWAGVSPCGVCRQTINEVENRFEKPITMLILCSNGKVMRIKGISNLLPLKFDDLNS; encoded by the coding sequence GTGAAAAAAATCAATCTCACGTCTGAACTGGAAGAATTAAGCCCCGAGGAGCTTTCTTCAACCGAAAAAACACTTTTAGACCGGGCTAAGTCCGTCTCAAAACGTGCCTATGCGCCTTATTCTGGCTTTCATGTGGGAGCTGCGGTTTTATTGGAAAATGGGGAAATCCTCCAATCCTCCAATCAGGAGAATGTAAGTTTCCCAACGGGTGTTTGTGCGGAACGATTGCTTTTGGGGTATGCCGGAGCCAACTTTCCAGATGCAGCGCCACAACTTTTGGCGATAGTTGCCCAACGTGCAGGAGAGGAAATCTGGGCAGGAGTATCGCCTTGCGGGGTCTGCCGCCAGACGATCAATGAGGTCGAGAATCGCTTTGAAAAGCCCATTACCATGCTCATTTTGTGCTCCAATGGAAAGGTGATGCGAATCAAAGGCATTTCTAATTTACTTCCCCTGAAGTTTGACGATCTCAACAGCTAG
- a CDS encoding alpha/beta hydrolase, with translation MKNTLTFPYQAQYCISHSPSGNENHLWLVFHGYGQLAEFFIRKFLPYDSNETLILAPEGTNYGYLKDFQGRVGANWMTKHEREIAIENNHRYLDQLMVEILKNFEVLPTINVLGFSQGAATATRWASRWEGQIRRLILWSGGFAHDLQWNLAKEKFSNTEIISVLGTKDELITQESIEKQRELFQLLEKDSKPFIFEGGHELPAEVLKKIMAQ, from the coding sequence GTGAAAAACACACTGACATTTCCCTATCAAGCCCAGTATTGCATCTCACATTCTCCAAGCGGAAACGAAAACCATCTTTGGCTGGTGTTTCATGGATATGGGCAGTTGGCTGAGTTTTTCATTCGCAAATTTCTCCCCTACGATAGCAATGAAACGCTTATTCTAGCACCTGAAGGCACCAACTATGGATATCTGAAGGATTTTCAAGGGCGTGTTGGGGCCAATTGGATGACCAAGCATGAGCGGGAAATTGCAATTGAAAACAATCATCGATACCTCGATCAATTGATGGTGGAGATCTTGAAAAATTTTGAAGTATTACCAACCATTAACGTCTTGGGATTTTCTCAAGGGGCAGCTACTGCGACCCGCTGGGCCAGCCGATGGGAAGGTCAAATCAGGCGGTTGATCTTATGGTCGGGAGGATTTGCTCACGATCTCCAATGGAACCTTGCCAAGGAGAAATTTTCCAACACAGAAATTATCTCGGTTCTTGGAACAAAAGATGAACTCATCACTCAGGAATCCATCGAAAAGCAACGTGAACTTTTTCAACTGTTGGAAAAGGATAGTAAGCCTTTCATTTTCGAGGGAGGGCATGAACTACCTGCTGAGGTATTAAAAAAAATCATGGCTCAGTAG
- a CDS encoding UPF0158 family protein translates to MLSLTEKEVDFIATQLLKGNVCFYQIDKKKIHHMPDDEDYFNYDLTPEEEDILDEIEDNPDNFAEFTRMEPPQDHQMMQDFVDRKVKERNLAEDLVNALSKPKAATGFKFLIESSKYKEEWIDYRKGKYQDWVKEQVDSFNYAED, encoded by the coding sequence ATGCTTTCGCTTACTGAAAAAGAGGTAGATTTTATCGCTACCCAGTTACTTAAAGGTAATGTCTGCTTCTATCAGATTGACAAGAAGAAGATCCATCACATGCCAGATGATGAGGATTATTTCAACTATGATTTGACTCCTGAGGAGGAGGATATCTTGGATGAAATAGAAGATAATCCGGACAACTTCGCTGAATTTACTCGAATGGAACCTCCACAAGATCATCAGATGATGCAGGATTTTGTAGATCGAAAAGTCAAAGAGCGAAACCTTGCAGAAGATTTGGTTAATGCGTTGAGCAAACCCAAGGCAGCAACAGGATTTAAATTTTTGATCGAAAGCTCTAAATACAAAGAAGAGTGGATCGATTACCGCAAAGGAAAATATCAAGACTGGGTCAAAGAACAGGTTGACTCATTTAACTACGCCGAAGATTAA
- a CDS encoding GNAT family N-acetyltransferase, which yields MTNYSIRNHLIPGDLSKLANLHAKIYFEEHGFEIGFEAYVMESVVEFFRQYDPNLDRVWIVEENEVIVGFVLLMHRPQNEAQLRYFILEKSHRGKGIGSKLMQEWMDFFREKNYRSAYLYTTSGLDPAIHLYEKHGFKKISEQISTDFGIRMLEMYYRLDQL from the coding sequence ATGACAAATTACTCCATCCGAAATCACCTGATCCCTGGAGACCTTAGTAAACTCGCCAACCTACACGCCAAAATTTATTTTGAGGAGCATGGATTTGAAATTGGTTTCGAGGCTTATGTGATGGAAAGTGTGGTCGAATTTTTCAGACAATATGATCCCAATCTGGATCGAGTATGGATTGTCGAGGAAAATGAAGTGATAGTGGGATTTGTCTTGCTTATGCATCGCCCACAAAATGAAGCCCAGCTCAGGTATTTTATCCTTGAAAAGTCCCATCGTGGCAAGGGCATTGGAAGTAAATTGATGCAGGAATGGATGGATTTTTTCAGAGAGAAAAACTACCGATCTGCCTATTTATATACCACCTCAGGTCTTGATCCTGCCATACATTTGTATGAAAAGCACGGATTTAAAAAAATATCCGAGCAAATCTCCACTGACTTTGGCATCAGGATGCTTGAAATGTACTATCGACTCGATCAACTATGA
- a CDS encoding M1 family metallopeptidase, which produces MKTRISISLLCLLFLVTFPAFSQNWDWGGPIDPIQAKMKILHYRLDLEIFPETQRISGSNTITFSTAEKLDLLRFQLINQYEVSKVLMDGKEVRFTHENDLIDITPIDCTCDQVQIFYGGKTPIAQNPPWTGGFTWEKDQLENHWMGLSSQGEGAKIFMPALDHPSSEPSEGVDLHFTVPQPYFVASNGRLIETEESSEKVTYHWRTTYPINNYNINFTLGIFHEVKHDFTSVSGQSIPMHAWVLQENKAKARELLEVLRISTETQEKYFGPFPFPQDKISVVETPYLGMEHQTINAYGNNFQFVPMGKVKYDWLLHHELGHEWFGNKVSVGDWADMWIHEGLTAYGDWLFYWEHGGPDAYFAKAKAEARHLPHAKPVVSPPNSTEEEAYHGEIYSKGAMVIHSLRGVLGDELFFPALKAFVMDDRFTYLNQVTTRDFTDFIQSYTGKDLQGFFDLYLYTTDIPTLKISKKGKSGYALSLEGITFELLVEVLTSEGLNKINLGPKPVTITSNTPPQVDPNGWLMLGK; this is translated from the coding sequence ATGAAAACTAGAATCTCGATTTCACTTCTTTGTCTCCTCTTTCTGGTAACCTTTCCCGCTTTTTCCCAAAACTGGGACTGGGGCGGCCCCATTGATCCGATTCAGGCAAAAATGAAAATCCTCCACTACCGATTGGATTTAGAGATTTTCCCCGAAACTCAGCGGATATCTGGTTCGAATACGATCACTTTTTCGACTGCGGAGAAACTTGACTTGCTTCGATTCCAATTAATCAACCAATACGAAGTGAGCAAGGTGTTGATGGATGGCAAAGAGGTTCGATTTACTCATGAGAATGATCTTATTGACATCACCCCCATCGACTGTACTTGCGATCAAGTTCAGATTTTCTATGGAGGAAAAACCCCAATTGCTCAAAATCCACCTTGGACCGGAGGATTCACTTGGGAAAAAGATCAATTGGAGAATCATTGGATGGGACTTTCAAGCCAAGGAGAGGGAGCTAAGATTTTTATGCCCGCCTTGGATCATCCTTCCAGCGAACCGAGTGAAGGAGTAGACCTTCATTTCACTGTTCCTCAACCTTACTTTGTGGCCTCCAATGGACGATTGATCGAAACCGAGGAATCAAGTGAAAAAGTCACCTATCACTGGAGGACTACCTATCCAATCAATAATTACAACATCAACTTTACTTTGGGGATTTTCCATGAGGTCAAACATGATTTTACGTCTGTGTCTGGACAATCTATCCCCATGCACGCATGGGTCCTGCAAGAAAACAAGGCAAAAGCCCGGGAATTATTAGAAGTACTTAGAATTAGTACTGAAACGCAGGAGAAGTATTTTGGCCCGTTTCCATTCCCTCAAGATAAAATCTCCGTGGTCGAAACACCCTACCTTGGAATGGAACATCAGACGATCAATGCGTATGGAAATAATTTTCAGTTTGTCCCCATGGGCAAGGTCAAGTATGATTGGTTGCTCCACCATGAACTCGGGCATGAATGGTTTGGAAACAAAGTCAGCGTGGGAGATTGGGCAGATATGTGGATTCACGAGGGTTTAACTGCCTACGGGGATTGGCTTTTTTATTGGGAGCATGGCGGTCCTGATGCTTATTTTGCAAAAGCCAAGGCAGAAGCGAGGCATTTGCCCCATGCCAAGCCGGTAGTCAGCCCCCCAAATTCCACTGAGGAAGAGGCATATCATGGGGAAATTTACTCCAAAGGTGCCATGGTGATCCATTCACTTCGAGGTGTTTTGGGTGATGAATTATTTTTCCCCGCTTTGAAGGCATTTGTAATGGATGATCGATTTACTTATCTCAATCAGGTGACCACCCGAGATTTTACCGACTTTATTCAAAGCTATACTGGAAAGGACCTTCAGGGATTTTTCGATTTGTATTTGTACACCACAGATATCCCTACCCTAAAAATCAGTAAAAAAGGGAAATCAGGGTATGCTCTTTCTCTTGAGGGAATCACCTTTGAACTACTCGTAGAAGTACTGACTTCTGAAGGGCTGAACAAAATAAATCTGGGTCCAAAACCCGTGACCATCACTAGTAACACACCTCCACAAGTAGATCCAAATGGCTGGTTGATGCTAGGAAAGTGA